The DNA segment CTTCGTTGGCGTCGTCCCGGGCGGAGCGGGCAGGGTCACCCAGGCGACGTCCCGCACTCCGTCGTCCACCCTTCGCCGCCAAAGGATGGTGGGGGCGGCGCTCAGCGCCAGGCACTCCAGCACGCCGCGCGAGAGGATGCAGGCCCTGTCCCCCAGCCCCGCCTCGCCCGGCGCCCGCCACACCGCCGCCGCAGGGCGCAGCAGCGACCAGGCGCGCTCGAGCGGGAGATCGAGCTTCCGAGGGGCCGCCCGTGAGGACCCGGGGGGCGGCGGCGTCAGGCGGTCGGTCAGCGCGAGCAGTTGCCTGCCGCGCACCGCGAAATCGCGCACGGGCTCCGCACAGGGCCACTCGGCGCGTTCGAGCGTCTGCCCTGTCTCCGCGGCCACACGCCACAGGCGGTTGGCCGAGCGCAGCACCACATCGGCGCCGAAGAGCTTGGGGCTGCCCTCGATGCCCTCGGGGAAGTGCCGCTCCCAGAGCACCTCGCCGCTTGCCACGGCCAACCCCGTGAGCCAGCCGCCATCGCGGGCCACCACGGCGGCGCCCGAGGCGCCGAGCAACTCGCCAGAGGGGGCGAAGGGCGCTTCCCAGAGCCGCCGGCCCGTCGCCGAATCCAGCGCAAACAGCCCCGAACAGTCGCGCGGAGCGAAGACCACGGCGCCGCCCGCCCATGCAAGGCCGCCCCGCCGGCGGAGAACTCCCGGCAGGTTCCTCCCCAGCCGTGCCCGCGGGTATGTGCGAACCCACTCCAGCATGCCGTCGCGCGCGTCGCACCGCGCCACGAAGCCGAGGTTGGTGAGGCAGTAGACCGCGCCCAGGTGCACCAACGGTGCGTTGCCGTAGCGGGCCAGGTCCACCTGCTCGGCGGCCAGATCGGGTGCGCCCGGCGCTCGCGGGAGGCCCAGCGGGCACGAGGTCAGAAAGCGCTGCCACAGGAGCGCACCGTCCCGAGCGTCCAGGCAGACCAGCCAGACGGGAACCACGGGGGCCCCCGCGCCGCGGACGGCGAGCACGTAGAGACGCCCGTCGGCCAGGGCGGGGTCGGTCACCGGCACCAGCCCGTCGGACCACGGCGCGCCCTCCGTGCGCCAGAGGACCTCCCCCGTCGCCAGGTCAAGGGCAGCCACGCCGGTCATGAACTGCCCCGAGGCATCGAGACCCCATCGGGTGAACACGGAGCGCTCATCGGTCGCCGGCTCGAATGGCCCGGGCACCACGAGGGCGTCGTGGGCGGGACGCTCCCTGCCGGCCGCACTCGGAGGCCCCGCGGGTGTACGCCACCAGAGCGGGGCGGACGTGTCGCGCCCATAGGCAACCAGCCCCTTGGGGCCGCCCGCGAGCAGCATGTCCCCGCGCACCACCAGGCGAGGCTGCGCCTCGAGCGCGGCTGCCTGGGGCGTGCGCCGGCTTGGCCCGGCCGTCTCGACGGCCCACGGCGCCACGGGAGGGGCGACGATGCCTCGCTCCTGGAGGTCGGCGAGCCGCAGCTCTGGCCGGGCCGCGGCGCGGTCTGCTTCCTGCCGCTGGGCCAGGGCTTCGCCGGCCTGCGCGCGGGTGCGAAGCGGCAGAGCTTCCGCGTGGGCACGCACGTCGCTGAAACAGCGGAAGGCCAGGCCCGCGTGCCCGCGGCGCAGGGCACGCTCTGCGAACGCCATCATCGCCTCCTGAGTCCCCGAAGCCCAGGGGTACGCGCGCCACAGAGCGAAGGCCGCTTGAGCAGCCTGTGCCTCACTCGTTCCGCCCCAGGCGCGGCGCCCCGTATCCTCGAGGGCCGCCGTGGGCCTTCGGCCGGCCTCCTCCTGGTGCTGGCGCACAGCGGCCAGAGCCGGGGGCGCGAGCGCCAGAAGCCAGCGGTCCAGCGCCGTCCACAGGGCGGCTTGCCCGCCCGCCGTCTGGGCCACGGTGGTATCGCTCCTGGCCGCTTCACCGATGAGCGCGTGCAGAGCATCGGGGCGAAGGTCCGCGCCTGCGGCCCGCAGCGCCTCCCAACGTGCCTCGAGCGCCCACCGGCGGGGAAACTCCAGCGGCGGGGCGACCCGCTCGCGCGCAAGCTCCCGAAGCAGCCCGTCGGCTCGCCCGCTGGGCCCGTCGGACGCCATTTCCTCGAGAACGGCGACCGCCTCATCTCGGCGCCCAGCGGCCAGGAGAAGCTCGACCCTCTGGTCGCGGCTCCAGGCGGTCGGGCCCGCGATCTTCTCGATGCGGCCGAGCGCGCGTGCCGCGTCCCAGAGGCGCCCGGCGTCCCTGGCCAACTCCAGCTCGGCCCGCCAGGCGAGTTCCACGGCGGGATGCTGGTCGAGGAGCCGCCCGGCGCGCTGGAGGGCGAGCAACCGACGGATGGCGTACTGCGCCCAGTCCTCGCCGTCCTCGAGCTCGCGTCGCTGGGAGAGGGTTGCCTGGAGAATCTTCTGGAGCGCAGCGACGGCGACATCCGGGGCGCCGGGACAGGAGTCGATCAGGCTCTTCAACGCGGCATTCGCGCGGCTGCGGCAGCCGGCGTCGGCCAGGCGGTCCGCAATCTCGCCCCAGGCGACGAGCCGGTGCTCGGCATCCGCGGGGAACCGCCGGAGGAGGGCCTCGAGCAGTTCAATCAGGCGCAGCGAGAGGGTTTGGTCCCGGAGCCTCTTGTCCTTGACCGCCTGATGGAGTTCCTCCGTCCATCGCTTCTTGTTGGCGTCATAGGTGTCTTGCCAGGTGGCCCGCCACTCGATCGGCGTGTCGCCGGCCTGAACGCCCACGCGGTCAATTGGCCGCGGCGGCATGGCCTCATCGGCGGCGCGGGCCGAGGCGGCGGCCCACAACGCCAGAGCCATTGCGGTACGGCACTTCGACATCATCTCTCGCTCGCAATGGCCTCTTGCGGCACGAGCAACTCGCGGGGATGGCGAGCGATCCACGGGGGCACGTTGTACAGCTCGACGACGCACCGCAAGCTCGCAAGGGACAGCGACAGCACGGCCCCCCGAGCCTCGGGCGGCACGGGCACCGAGACCTGGTCGCCCGACGCAATGGCCTTGCCCTCCCACACGATCCTGCCGTCGGACGTTCGCAGGACGACCGCTGTGGTGGCCTGACCCACGCTCGGGAAGCCGAGGACGAGTGCCTCGGTGCTCTTCGGGACGTAGAAGTAGAGCGGCTGGTCGGCCCGCGGGAGCCAGAGGCGGAACTCCTTGCCCTTGGGCTTGCCAGGCTCGTCCGCGCGTCCCGCCCACACGGAGAGGGGCCGGGGCTCGAAGCCCAGTTCGGCGGTCTTCCAGTAGCCGGTCCCAGGGTCGAGGGCGTAGACGCCGTCGGCGGGCAAGACGGCCTCCATCGTCGCGGGCTTGCCCTTCTCGGCCTTGATGTCGCCCTCGGCCACCACGGCGGCGGCATCGCCCAACCGACGCAGCACCCAATGGCCGTCCACCGTGTGGCCCGCGTCGAAGGGCGTGAAGGTGAGCTTCAGCACTTCGCCTTTCCGGCCAGAAAAGCAGTGGATGCCGGATTCGACGCACAGGGGGGAGCGGGGGACCTCGCCCCACGCGCGCACGGCCTCGGGCATACGCTCGGCAAGGGGGACCAGCTTCTCGCTCCAGGCTTTGCGCTCGATCTCCGCAACGGCCAGGTCTTCGAAGCGCTTCAGGTCGTCGGCGAAGAGTCGGGCCGTTTCCTCCGCCGTCGGGATGTCGGTCCGCGCCGTCTTCCACGCCTCGGCCTGCTTGGGGTCGAAGTCCTTGAGCTTCAGGAGCGCGCCGAAGCGGTGCTTGAACCACTCGCTCTCGAGCAGCGGGTAGGCGTGGATCAGCCCCGTGTCCAGCAGTCGGCGGCTGAAGACGATCAGCGCTTCCGCCGCCTGCTGGATGGCCGGCGCGTCCTTGCCGCGGGTGGCCTGGTCGTAGTCGAGCGAGAGCCGCAGCCAGTGGAGATACATCGCCACGCGGTCGAGCCGCGCGCGAATGGCGGCCTCGCTTTCCAGGGCATAGGCGTTCCGAAGGTCGAGAAGCGCCAGCTTGAGTCCGCGCGCGGCGAAGCGCTCGCCATATGCCCACCGCTCGTACAGGCGCCGCATCGGCTCGGCCGCCCTGCCGAAGGCGCGCTCGCAGAAGTCACCGACCAGCGCCTTCGGGTCGAGCTCGGGTTCCCACATCAGCTTCGACGCGGCCCAATAGCCCAGGCCATTGGGGCCCCAATTGCACGACGACTCGGCATCGTAGGTCGAGAGACCCAGGTCGCGGTAATGGCGGATGCTCTCGGCCAGCTCGTACACGCGGCTTCCCTTGGCCTTGCCGGGCATATCCCAGTCCCAGGGGTAGACGCTGAAGTAGTCGTAGACGCCGAGCCTCGCGCCCAGCTTGCGGAAGGCCGTGACCTGTTCGTCGAAGGAGAGTTTCGTATAGCGGAAGCCGGTGGTGACCTGGACGTAGACGCCCGGGGCGAACGGCTGTTTCGGCGGCTCGCAGTGGAAGGCGTAGGCGTAGAGGCCCACCCACTTGTCGGGGAACTCCTTGCGCACGGCCGTGGCCACCTGGCTCGCCAGGAGGAAGGCCCGGTCGCTCACGGAGCCGAGGGCGGCGCAGCGCTCGCACTCGCAGTAGCCCCCGCCGTCGTTGGGGTCCACCGACACCATGTTCCGCCCGGGCTCCTTGCGCAAGGCGGCCAGCACGCCTTCGATGACCCGCTGCTGAACCTCGGGGTTGCTCGTGCACAGTTGCAGCGGCTTACGCTCGCCCTTGACGAGGCCGAACCACTCGGGGTGCTTCTCGAACTCGCGGGCAGGCACATAGCGCTCCCAGGCGTGACCGCAGTCGGTCTGAAAGGCGCCGAACTGCCGGTTGCGCTTCATCCACGCCGCGTAGTCATCGGCCAGCTTCTTCGTCCGATGCCCCCAGCCGTACCAGATGCGGCGATAGCCGAAGGCCGGCGTCGCCCGCAGGTTCACGGTCACTGCCAGGCTGGGGTGCTTCGGCACCACGGTCCACACGGGGTCGGGGAAGTACCACCGGCAGCCGATGTGTTCGAGGAAGGCATAGACCGCGTGCTGAAGGCCCAACTCCGTGTTGGCGCGGAGGGTCAGACGCTCGGGCTCGCTTTGGACGGTGAAGCCCTCCGGCCCCAGGGCGCCATCGCCCGAGGCGAGCACGATGGCCCCCCTCGGCTCAGGCGTGGCGCCGATGGGCAGGGCGGCTCCCGTGACCTCGCGGAGCCAATGCTGGAGTTCCTTGGCGCATGCCTCGCGCGCTGGGGTCTTCTCACCCTCGATGAGGATGTGACACCGCGGCTGGCCGTCCTCCGCTATGGCGAAGGGTTTCGGCTGTCGCGCGAGCGCGGCGCAGCCCAGAAAGGCTGGGGCTCCAAGCAGGAGTAGGGCCAACGGCTTCATCGGCGTTTCCTCGACATACTGGCTGCGTTCCGGTCTTCGTAGCGATTCTGCCGCCGCCCAGGCAAGCTCCCACGATACCCTCCCAAAGATATTGAAACCTTCGGGAGGGAGAGTTCGCTGAGGCAGAGCCTCCCGCGGGTTGCAAACCCGCGGGAGGTTGGTTCCTTTCATCGCATGGCGGCCTGCAGTGCCACGATCTCGTCGGCCAGCAGGCGGCGGAGGGCGTCGAGGCCGCCCAGGTCGGCCATCTTCTCGGGGTCGAGAAGGTCGAAGCCGTCGGCCGGGAACTTCGCGCCGCCCGAGGTGTAGGCGGACCAATCTGTCCGTATGCTCTCCGCGATCTTCCCGAGCACGGCCTCGGCTCTGGCGCACTCGGCCTGCCCCTTGCCCGCCCTCTTCGCCTCGGCGACGAGGGACTCGAGTTTGCAGAGGTACTTCAGGTCGTCAATCCCCTCGCGCGAGCGCTCGTAATCCAGCGTGGGGTAGACCGTCGCGTCGCGGGTGCGGACGACGGAGCCGCGCTCGTTGCGCAGGTTGTAGTACCATTCGACCTTGCCCCGCACGCCAAACTTGGTCATGCGCCAGAAGAAGAAGCCGAAGGGGAAGCGGCCAGTACCGGCGTTGACGAACCAGGGGATCGCCCCGGTCTTCTGCTGCAACTCCTCGATGAACTCCTGGTTGATCAAGGTCCGGCCCTGATTGTGGTGGTCAATGCCGTCCCAACCGTTGTTGAAGGTGGCCACGTTGAGCCAGGGGGCCATGGCCATGACCTCGCGGTAGCCGTTCATGTCGCTCGTCGTGGCGATCTCGGGCAATTCCTCCCAGGCGAATCGCGCCAGGTTCTCGGCGATCTTCACGCCCTCAATGCCTTTGTTGGTCAGTTCATCGCCGATGCTCATGAGGACGGGCACGTTGTGCTTCTGCGTCTCGGCGTGGAGGCGGCGCATGACCTGGAGGAACTTCTGCTGCCAGCGCTTGCTGGTCTCGGCGCCATAGCCTGCCAGCGTGGTGAGTTGAAGCTCCATCGGGGTGGCGAAGTAGAGCGGCGCCGGGAAGCCGGCCCTCTTGTAGGCCTCGATGAACTTCCCCAACTCGCTGGTGTCGGCGTCATTCACCGGCAGATGGAACTCGTAGAGGGGCGCGACGCACGTCATCCCGTGGCGCCGCATGTCGGCCAGGTGGGCATTGAGCGCCTCGTCGTCCTTGGGGCTCGAGTAGTTGTAGCCGAGGGCGAAAGGCGGGTCGGCCAGGCGGATGGGCAGCACCTCGAGCGTCACGGCGATGGCGCCGACGGGCTGGCCTTTGGACGTCACGGTGACTTTGCCCTGGTACGTGCCCGCCTTGGCGTCCTCGGGAACCTGCACCGTGCACCAGAAGAACTCGGTGCTGTGGGCGGCCATGTTCCAGGGCTTGCCTAGCGGCATCAGGATGTCGCGTCCCTCGCCCAGGAAGTGCTCGACCGAGGTCACCGACACATGGCTGGCCGGGATGGCGCCGGCCGGCCCCTGGAGGTCGCTGGACGTGATGAAGACCTCCTCGAGCGCCTGCCTCGGACGCAGGAGGAAGCTGAACGGCTCGTACTCGCCGAGGGCGGCGAACAGGCGCGCCTCCCGCTCGCCTCCCGCGCTCGTGCGTTGCACGGTGACCGCGGCAGGAGCCTTGAACGTAACCGCCCTGCCGTCCGCGGCCTTGATCGTGACCTCCTGCGGACTCCCGTAGGTGACGGGACGCGCCGCCAGGGGCCTCTGGTCGGCTTTGGGGTCGAGATTGTAGTCGGTCACGAACAGGTCGAGTTCGGCCCCTCCCGCCACGCGGGCGGCGAACAGGAGCAGACACAGGAAACGACGCGTCCTCATCGGGGTGCTCCTCATCTAGTCGTCCACCTTGCCGCCCACGGGCACGAGCGCCACATCGTCGAGCCAGATCGTGCCCTCGCCGATGTGGTAGAAGAAGACGTTGAAGGTCGGGCTGTTGGCCTCGGGCTTGCCCATCACCGTGTACTCCTTCCACTCGGGGCCGATCTTCTCGCGGAGCACGCCCGTCGCGCCCGACTCGAAGTTGACGAAGAGGAGGTTATCGCCCTCGCCTTTGGCCCAGAAGGTGAGCTTGTACTCGGTGGCGCCCTGGACCATGGGGATCTTGGGCGTCATGATGCCGATGCGCCCCTTCTTGCCCGTGCAGCGGATGCGCGCCGAGTACTTGCCCGAGTGGACGTGCTCCGGCTTGTCCTCCCAGTAGTTCTCGTAATCGCCGCCCCAGCTCCAGCCGCCCCACCAGAGCCAGCGCGAGCGGTCCTTGGCCGAATTGCGGTTCACTTGCTCGAAACCGCCGTTCTGGATGAAGTTGAGAGGCGGATTGGTGACGGAGAGCGACCTGGACTCGTAGGTGCCCGCAAGCCGCTCTTCGAGCATCTTCTTGCGTCGGGCGTACGCTTCGTTGCTCAGCAGGCCGTCTTCCTTCTGGCGCTCGACGGCCTTGAGCGCGGCCTCGATGCGCTCCTTGGGCCAGAGCTGCTTCGTCAGCGCGTCCTTGTCCTCCTTCTCGCCGCTGCTCGACGCGCTCGGAGCGAGCGCCAGGGCGGCCGCGATGAAGCGGGTGGCGAGCGTGAGCCTGTGCATGCGGGGCCTCCAGGTGAGCCAGAGGGCGTGCCAGCGACACACCCCCGTTCTTACCACAATCGGGGCGATTTGACAAGCGGGCGCACCGGGTTGGGTGCGGGCCGGAATTGTCGGTGGCTGCGGGAGCTCCGAAGGAGCGAAATAGGATAGGAACAAGACCGCTCCGCGACAGCCCGGACAGGGCGGAATAGAGAGCTTCTATCTCGCCCCTTCAGGGCTGGACCCGTGAATCCCGCTGAACCCAGGGCGTTGCCCTGGGCTATCCCATGCGAGCCCTTCAGGCTCCAGAGACAATCACCCTGCCTACAATTCCGGCCCGCACCCCAGCGGGTTTGACCGCCCGGCGGCCTGCGGCTATAATCCGATCATGTTGCAGATCGAGCATCTCACGAAGCGCTTCGGAACCAAGGTCGCCGTCAGCGATCTGTCGCTGGAGGTGCGCGCCGGGGAACTGGTGGCCTTCCTCGGGCCGAACGGCGCGGGCAAGACGACGACTCTCAAGTGCGTGGCCGGCCTCTTCTGGCCCTCCGCGGGACGCGTGCTGGTGGGCGGCCACGACGTTCACGCCCAGCCCGTGGCGGCCAAGCGGCTGCTGAGCTACGTGCCGGACCAGCCCTACCTCTACGAGAAGCTGTCGGGGCGCGAGTTCCTGCTCTTCGTGGCGCGCCTCTATGGCCTGGGGCGCCAGCAGTGCTCCCGCGCGGTGGAGGAGCTGCTCGCCCTCTTCGAGGCCGACGAGTGGGCCGACGACCTGGCCGAAAACTACTCGCACGGCATGCGCCAGAAGATCGTGCTCTCCGCGGCCCTGCTCCACGAGCCCAGGCTGCTGGTCGTGGACGAGCCCATGGTGGGGCTGGACCCCGCAAGCGCCAAGCTGGTCAAGAGCGTCCTCCGCGAGCGGGTCGCGGCCGGCTGCGCCATCCTCATGTCCACCCACACCCTCTCGGTGGCCGAGGAGGTGGCCGACCGCATCGGCATCCTGCACCGCGGCCGGCTGCTGGCGGAGGGCACCCAGGCCGACCTGCGGCGCTCGGCGGCGGGGGCGGCGGATGGCAACCTCGAGGAGATCTTTCTGCAACTCACTGAGAACGCGTCACGCGCCGAATCGGAGCCTGCCTCCACCCTCTGAGCGCCCAGGACCCTGCACGTGCCCCCCTACGATTCCCTCGAGCGCGAACGACTGCGGAGCATCCTCGGCCCGCTCTTCATCGAGCATCGCGAGGTGGACTTCCGCGGCGGCGTGATCTTCCACGGCTGGGCGAGCGCCTACTGCGCCGAGTACCGCCGGGAGGTCGAGCAGGGCCTCCGGCAACTGCCAGCGCGCTTCTGCTTCGAGGAGTTCGACGGCCACCAGCATCTCACCGTGACCGTGCCCGGGCCCGCCGCGAAGCCCGTGAACCGGCCGCTGCACCTGGCGCTGTTCCTGGCCACGGTGCTCACCACCCTGATCGCGGGAGCGGGATGGCGGTTCGACAGCTTCCTGGCGCAACTGGGCGGCGCGCTGCTCGGCACGCCGGGGAGCCCGTCGCTGCTGGAACTGGCCCAGGCCCTTCTCGCCGAGGGCGGCGCCTTCTCCTTCGCCATCCTCGCGATCCTCGGCTCGCACGAGTGCGGCCACTATTTCATGGCACGCCGCTACGGCATGCTGGTGACGCCGCCGTTCTTCCTGCCCGCGCCCATTCCGCCGATCGGCACGTTCGGCGCGGTGATCAAGATGCGCAGCCCGATGATGCACCGGCGGGCGCTGCTGGACATCGGTCTGGCCGGCCCGCTCGCGGGGCTCGCCGTGGCCCTCCCCTTCCTCGTCTACGGTCTCCTGCACAGCCGGTTCGAGATCCTGCGCTACTGGGAGGAGGGCGGCGCGCTGGTGTTCGGCGACTCGCTGTTCACGTGGGGCCTCTCGCGGCTCCTGGTCGGGGTGGCGCCGCCAGGGTATGCGCTCGACTGGCTTTCGCACCCCTTCGCCTGGGCCGGCTGGATCGGGCTGCTGGTGACCATGCTGAATCTGATCCCCGTGGGCCAGCTCGACGGGAGCCATGTGCTCTACGCGTTCTTCGGGCGGCGGCAACTCCATGTGGCCTACTTCTTCCTCGGCGTGCTCGTCGCGCTGAGCCAGCAGTGGCGGGGGTGGCTGCTCTGGTGCGTGCTCATGGTGGCGCTGATGCGGGTGGCCCACCCGCCCGTGGTCATCGAGGATGTGCCGCTGGGGCGGGCGCGGCGCGCGTTGGGCTGGGCCGCGGTGGCGATCTTCGTGCTGCTCTTCATGCCGGCGCCCGTGCGGGGCGTCTTCTGAGCGGCGCTACCGGGGGGGCAGCTTCAGGCGCCAGCCCGGCAGGATCTCGGGCTTCTGCCCCTCGGGAAGCGGCTCCACCAGTTTGGCATAGAGGTTCGGCCGTCGCGCCTTCAGGTACCGCCGCCCGCTCGACAGGTTGAGCTTCTCGGGCGTGCAGAGGGCCACCACCACGTCCTCGCCCAGGGCGTGCGCCTCGGCCAGAATCTCGCCGAAGGGGTCAATGATCATCGTGTTGCCCGTCTTGATCGTGTCGTAGTCCACCCCCACGGCATTGGTGAAGACGTAGTAGACCCCGTTCTCATAGGCTCGCGTGGGCAGCCAGCGCATCAGCCAGGCGCGGCCCTTCGGCCCCGTGAACTCCATCCGCAGGGGCACGGGGTCGCGGTCCCGGTTCTCCCAGAAGAGCTTGTCGATCTTGCCGCGTCCGGGCATGGGGCTCTCGAGTCCGCAGGTCACGTGCGGGGCGAAGATCACCTCGGCCCCGAGCAGGGCTGTGATGCGCGGGTTCTCGACGAGGTTGTTGTCGTAGCAGATGAGGATGCCGCAGCGGATGCCGCACAGGTCGAACACCGTGTACTGGTCGCCACACGTGAGGTTCGGGTTGATGAAGGCGTGAATCTTGCGGTGCTTCGCCACAAAGCCCTCGGGCGCCACGGCCACGTAGCAGTTGTAGAGCTTGCCCTCGTGCCGCTCGAGGAGGCCGGCCAGCAGCGGCACCCCCAGGCGCCGGCTCAGGGCCAGCAGGCGTTGTGTGCTCGGCCCGTCGGGCACCTGCTCGGCCAGGGCCTCGAGCTGCTCGCGCGACTGGGTCTGGAGGAACGTATAGCCGGTGATGCAGCATTCGTGGAAACTCACGATCTCGGCCCGCTGCTCCACGGCGCGCTGCGCCAGCGCCTCGATGCGGCCGAAGTTGTAATCCTTGTCGCCGTCCCGCGCCTCGAATTGGGCGCCCGCGATGCGGATGTCTCTCATGCCCTTGCCCCTGCGCCGCAGGATCCGACTCACCGGCCTGCACCAGCTTGCCATACAGGCTCGCCCGCGTCAAGCGGCGGTGAGGGGCTGGACCCGGGCCGGAGCCGGGTGTGGGCCGTTTCTGTAGGCAGCTCCTGCTGCGGATTCCCGTAGCGACAGGCGTCCCGCCTGTCGAAGGGATGAAGGTAGCCGCAAGCGGGACGCTCGCGTCTACCTCTCCCGCGGGCCTACCCGTGTTCCGGGGATTCTCGCATCAGCCCCCCCCTGCGATCCCTGCCCGCACCCGGCCGGAGCCTTTGACATTTCGCGGGACATGGTAGATAATGCCTGCGCGCGCAAAGGCCAGCCTTGCCGAGCGCGGACCGGCCCAGAGGGAGCATTATGCGCCACGACGGGGGGCGACCCACACAGAGCACGCCTTGCGCTCCACCGCCGGCGGCAACCCGCCGCGTGCTGGTGGTGGACGACGAAGCGGTGATCTGCAAGTATCTGCTGCAAGTGTTGCGCGACCACGGGTGCGAGGCGGTGGCGCACCAGACGGGCCAGGGAGCGCTCAAGGAGCTCGACCAGGGCCATTACTCGGTCCTGGTGGCGGACATCCGGCTCCAGGACATGAGCGGCCTCGAGCTGCTGCGCCAGGTCCGCGAGCGCTTTCCCGAGACCTCGGTGGTGGTGATCACGGCGCACGGCTCGATCGAGACGGCCATCGAGGCGATGAAGCTCGGGGCCACCGACTATCTCACGAAACCGTTCCGGGCCGAGGAGTTCTGCCTGGTCATTGACAAGGTGTTCAGCGAGCGTCGGCTGCTCGACGAGGTGGCCCAGTTGCGCTGGGAGCTTGCCGGCGAGCACCGCTTCGAGAACATGATCAGCCAGGACCCCAAGATGCGCGAGATCTTCAGCACGATCGCGCGCGTGGCCGCCACCGATGCCACGGTGCTCATCACGGGCGAGACCGGCACGGGCAAGGAGCTGGTGGCCAGGGCCATCCACAACAAGTCGCCCCGCCGCGACAAGCCGTTCATGGCCATCAACTGCGGGGCCTTCCCCGAGACGCTGCTGGAGAGCGAGTTGTTCGGCCACGAGCAGGGGGCCTTCACCGGCGCGGTCGCCGCCAAGCCCGGCATCTTCGAGGTGGCCAACACCGGCTCGCTGCTGCTCGACGAGATCGGCAACATCCCGCCCGCCATGCAGGTCAAGCTCCTGCGCGTGCTCGAATCCATGGAGTACAAGCGCGTCGGCGGCGTCGAGACGCGCCAGTGCGACGTGCGCGTCATCGCCGCCACCCACGTGAACCTGGCCGAGGCGGTGGCGCAGGGCACGTTCCGGCAGGACCTCTTCTATCGCGTGAACGTGGTGCCGATCGTGCTGCCGCCGTTGCGCGAGCGTGCCGCCGACATCCCCCTGCTGGTCGAGCACTTCATGCGCCGCTACGGCCCGACGCTCAATCCGGCGGTGCGCGACGTGTCGCGCCCCGCCATGCGCAAGCTCCTGCGCCACTCGTGGCCCGGAAACATCCGCCAACTCGACCACGTGATCCAGCGCGCCCTGATCCTGGCCGAGGGCGACGCCCTTCTGCCCGAGCATCTGGCCCTGGACGACGGCGAGCCCGCGCCGGCCGCCCCGGAGTTCGACTTCAACGACCAGCTTTCCCTCGACGAACTGCGCGAGCGGCTGGTCGAGCGCCTCGAGCGCTCGTACCTGGAGAGAGCGCTCCAGCGCCACCAAGGCAGCATCCGCAAGACGG comes from the Planctomycetota bacterium genome and includes:
- a CDS encoding sigma-54 dependent transcriptional regulator codes for the protein MLVVDDEAVICKYLLQVLRDHGCEAVAHQTGQGALKELDQGHYSVLVADIRLQDMSGLELLRQVRERFPETSVVVITAHGSIETAIEAMKLGATDYLTKPFRAEEFCLVIDKVFSERRLLDEVAQLRWELAGEHRFENMISQDPKMREIFSTIARVAATDATVLITGETGTGKELVARAIHNKSPRRDKPFMAINCGAFPETLLESELFGHEQGAFTGAVAAKPGIFEVANTGSLLLDEIGNIPPAMQVKLLRVLESMEYKRVGGVETRQCDVRVIAATHVNLAEAVAQGTFRQDLFYRVNVVPIVLPPLRERAADIPLLVEHFMRRYGPTLNPAVRDVSRPAMRKLLRHSWPGNIRQLDHVIQRALILAEGDALLPEHLALDDGEPAPAAPEFDFNDQLSLDELRERLVERLERSYLERALQRHQGSIRKTAQQAGLSERSVYEKLKKYQLDRRTYKVTRQGAPS